A single window of Engraulis encrasicolus isolate BLACKSEA-1 chromosome 20, IST_EnEncr_1.0, whole genome shotgun sequence DNA harbors:
- the LOC134435658 gene encoding cilia- and flagella-associated protein 69-like, which yields MPSSSNQITKSSNAMARVSKTSSRKPGVPVDTQLITAKGKGEITNIKPVDLSRTIRLLEDSLTVSLKERHLFTLKKIVKIYQTGFLLKDLENIFKIINICSERIKDHPEYTPFLHNLLKICGLPFLKEKTSDEVKYRDFAKHSLSQLGLLMRVPDADIRMQICASVSSFCSSPSTKPPPGFGLQPLSVGCRRELLEQSGVAETLVLSLAMLQDQLAVRLQMLQTLQLLSSFSDVNCELMLKAGAAQKLCVHMNEADPSGQLLFRSSEILWNLLERGCPQELTSQLSSLDAILCLKEAFLNQLQNGYRNYDQQLRNDLLVISTLIAENPKAPLIESGFAKQLVHFATFPELKSHNPLSRNLKLTYNNEDFEMKKLLLNAVVVMSQDLSAVQLFREGKVMLALMHLIKPPDTTQVHSQAQSSGRNWTPVQQEELQLQALATLATLAPLMLEEYMTCQANTCILMLLEWCVQEDEYFCHGHSFHGTGGRGSKKAQLRYSVRLLRTMVSLAKPVINQDLCDQGAIGLLLGLLSHLGGPDDEDEVALEIKADLQLTLSALCESDLHRKELFGAEGVDMVVHFLKMNPAKFYSGLGHSKLILSTVDCVWSCIIGCFTNEDVFLEKEGVYLLFDLIHSSPLTMHGVFLGVLLELCDNPKALPHVRAWRGPGGLSSPRLLLQLWRQEEEELGVQRDQHGRITDPLRPLVHPHQEQQAQVSNPAHMPSAAVVDVTESQRSKIYGLFCKLGFTDLPGLTTEDFITLSIVNRYLDFKTGEIWEEITRELSLEGVRPVTPDVEALATIAQATEDMAKRVMEQQKEILQKQEAEDAEREKEAYAEIKSHHRQQELTTKSWEHFVAKTSDYRILKECKKHQEKSIEASRSKATRRDSGTVYHQTHLSGLKTTTFCGRTMAIESTPAHLTGGPLANTDLALARVPITGGALRKLPQPTAPQDLEHLNAVSVQ from the exons ATGCCTTCATCTAGTAATCAGATCACGAAAAGTTCAAATGCTATGGCAAGAGTATCCAAAACATCCTCACGGAAGCCAGGTGTTCCTGTTGACACCCAGTTGATCACTGCCAAAGGCAAGGGCGAG ATTACAAATATTAAGCCAGTTGATCTGAGTCGTACAATACGTCTCCTCGAAGATAGTTTAACG GTCTCTTTGAAAGAAAGACATCTATTCACGTTGAAGAAGATTGTAAAGATATATCAGACCGGATTT CTTCTGAAGGATCTTGAAAACATCTTCAAAATTATAAATATTTGCTCAGAGAGAATCAAAGACCACCCAGAATATACCCCCTTTTTACATAATTTACTGAAGATATGTGG ACTTCCCTTCCTGAAAGAGAAAACTTCAGACGAAGTGAAGTACAGAGATTTTGCAAAGCATTCACTCTCTCAACTAG GTCTCCTGATGCGAGTGCCTGATGCTGATATCAGGATGCAGATCTGTGCTTCAGTGTCATCCTTCTGCAGCTCTCCATCGACCAAGCCACCACCAG GCTTTGGGCTGCAGCCGCTGAGCGTTGGCTGCAGACGAGAGCTGCTGGAGCAGAGTGGTGTGGCTGAGACGCTGGTGCTGTCCCTGGCTATGCTGCAGGACCAACTGGCCGTCAGGCTGCAGATGCTGCAGACACTACAGCTCCTCTCCAGCTTCTCTG ATGTGAACTGTGAGCTGATGCTGAAGGCGGGGGCGGCCCAGaagctgtgtgtgcacatgaacgAGGCCGACCCCTCGGGCCAGTTGCTCTTCCGCTCCTCCGAGATCCTCTGGAACCTTCTGGAGAGGGGCTGCCCCCAGGAGCTCACCTCACAGCTCAGCAGCCTGGACGCCATACT GTGCCTGAAAGAAGCGTTTCTGAACCAGCTGCAGAATGGATACAGAAACTATGACCAGCAGCTTCGAAATGACCTTCTGGTCATCTCGACTCTAATTGCAGAGAACCCCAAAGCACCACTCATT GAAAGTGGGTTCGCCAAACAACTTGTCCATTTCGCTACTTTTCCAGAAT TGAAGAGCCACAATCCTCTTAGCCGCAACCTTAAATTGACCTACAACAACGAGGACTTTGAGATGAAGAAGCTTTTGCTTAACGCGGTGGTGGTAATGTCACAGGATTTATCCGCTGTGCAG CTTTTCAGAGAGGGTAAAGTCATGCTGGCGCTGATGCACTTGATAAAACCGCCTGACACGACTCAGGTCCACTCTCAGGCTCAGAGCAGCGGCCGCAATTGGACTCCGGTCCAGCAGGAGGAGCTGCAGCTGCAGGCTCTGGCCACGCTGGCCACACTGGCCCCACTCATGCTGGAGGAGTACATGACCTGCCAGGCCAACACCTGCATCCTCATGCTGCTGGAGTGGTGTGTCCAGGAAG ACGAATACTTCTGCCACGGTCACAGTTTCCATGGCACAGGTGGCAGGGGCAGCAAGAAGGCCCAGCTGCGCTACAGCGTGCGGCTCCTCAGGACCATGGTGTCCCTAGCCAAACCTGTCATCAACCAGGACCTCTGTGACCAGGGAGCCATAGGCCTCTTATTGG GTCTGCTGAGTCACCTGGGAGGCCCCGATGACGAGGACGAGGTTGCCCTGGAGATCAAAGCCGACCTGCAGCTCACGCTGTCTGCTCTGTGTGAGAGTGACCTGCACAGGAAG GAACTCTTTGGTGCTGAAGGAGTGGACATGGTAGTCCATTTCCTGAAAATGAACCCAGCCAAGTTCTACAGTGGCCTGGGCCACAGCAAGCTCATCCTCTCCACAGTGGACTGTGTTTG GTCCTGCATAATTGGGTGTTTCACCAATGAGGATGTGTTTCTGGAAAAGGAAGGAGTCTACCTTCTGTTTGATCTTATTCAT TCGAGCCCGTTGACGATGCACGGCGTGTTTCTGGGGGTCCTGCTGGAGCTGTGTGACAACCCCAAGGCCCTGCCCCACGTGCGCGCCTGGAGGGGGCCAGGCGGCCTGAGCTCCCCACGGCTCCTGCTGCAGCTCTGgaggcaagaggaagaggagctggGGGTGCAGAGGGACCAGCACGGACGCATCACAG ACCCACTGCGGCCCCTGGTGCACCCCCATCAGGAGCAGCAGGCCCAGGTGTCCAATCCGGCCCACATGCCCAGCGCCGCTGTGGTGGACGTCACAGAGAGCCAGCGCTCCAAGATCTACGGGCTCTTCTGCAAACTGG GTTTTACAGACCTTCCTGGATTGACGACAGAGGACTTCATCACCTTAAGCATCGTAAACAGATATTTAGACTTCAAG ACGGGTGAGATCTGGGAGGAGATCACCCGTGAGCTGTCACTGGAGGGTGTGCGGCCCGTCACTCCGGACGTCGAGGCCTTAGCAACCATCGCCCAGGCAACGGAGGACATGGCCAAGAGGGTGATGGAGCAGCAGAAGGAGATCCTGCAGAAGCAGGAAGCAGAGGACgctgagagggagaaggaggcctACGCAGAG ATCAAGTCACATCACAGGCAACAGGAACTCACCACCAAGTCCTGGGAGCATTTTGTGGCAAAAACATCAGACTACAGGATCTTAAAG GAGTGCAAGAAACATCAGGAGAAATCCATCGAAGCGTCTCGATCGAAGGCGACAAGGAGAGACAGTGGCACTGTGTATCACCAAACCCATTTATCTGGTCTGAAGACTACG accttCTGCGGGCGTACGATGGCTATTGAGAGCACCCCTGCCCACCTGACCGGGGGGCCCCTGGCCAACACAGACTTGGCCCTGGCCAGGGTGCCAATCACAGGGGGAGCTCTGAGGAAACTACCCCAGCCCACCGCCCCACAAGACCTGGAGCACCTCAACGCCGTCTCTGTGCAATAA